The proteins below come from a single Haemorhous mexicanus isolate bHaeMex1 chromosome 20, bHaeMex1.pri, whole genome shotgun sequence genomic window:
- the TOB1 gene encoding protein Tob1 has protein sequence MQLEIQVALNFIISYLYNKLPRRRVNIFGEELERLLKKKYEGHWYPEKPYKGSGFRCIHIGEKVDPVIEQASKESGLDIDDVRGNLPQDLSVWIDPFEVSYQIGEKGPVKVLYVDDNENGCELDKEIKNSFNPEAQVFMPISDPASSVSSSPSPPFGHSAAVSPTFMPRSTQPLTFTTATFAATKFGSTKMKNSGRGNKVARTSPTNLGLNVNDLLKQKSLSSSMHSLYGLSLGSQQQQQQKTSALSPNAKEFIFPNVQGQGSSIFPGDSALNLSPLQYSNAFDMFAAYGGLNEKSFVDGLNFSLNNMQYSNQQFQPVMAN, from the coding sequence ATGCAGCTTGAAATCCAAGTAGCACtcaattttattatttcatatcTGTACAATAAGCTTCCCAGACGACGTGTCAACATTTTTGGTGAAGAGCTTGAAAGACTTCTGAAAAAGAAGTATGAAGGGCACTGGTATCCAGAAAAGCCATACAAAGGATCAGGGTTTAGATGTATTCATATAGGGGAGAAAGTGGACCCAGTCATAGAACAAGCATCCAAAGAGAGTGGTTTGGACATTGATGATGTTCGCGGCAACTTGCCTCAGGATCTTAGTGTTTGGATTGACCCATTTGAGGTTTCATACCAAATTGGTGAAAAGGGACCAGTGAAAGTGCTTTATGTGGATGATAATGAAAATGGATGTGAATTGGATAAGGAAATCAAGAACAGCTTTAACCCCGAGGCCCAGGTGTTCATGCCTATTAGTGACCCAGCATCTTCAGTGTCCagttctccttctcctccctttgGTCACTCAGCTGCTGTGAGCCCGACCTTCATGCCCCGCTCTACTCAGCCTTTAACCTTCACCACTGCCACATTTGCTGCCACCAAGTTTGGCTCAACCAAAATGAAGAATAGCGGCCGTGGCAACAAGGTCGCCCGCACCTCTCCCACCAACCTTGGCTTGAATGTCAATGACCTGTTGAAGCAGAaatccctctcctcctccatgcACTCTCTCTATGGGCTCAGCCTAGGCAGTcagcaacagcaacagcagaagACTTCTGCTCTCTCTCCTAACGCAAAGGAGTTCATTTTCCCCAACGTGCAGGGTCAAGGTAGTAGCATCTTTCCTGGTGACAGCGCCCTTAACCTCAGTCCTCTCCAGTACAGTAATGCCTTTGATATGTTTGCAGCCTATGGAGGTTTAAATGAGAAGTCTTTTGTCGATGGCTTGAATTTTAGTTTAAACAACATGCAGTATTCTAACCAGCAATTCCAGCCAGTTATGGCTAactga